Proteins from one Roseovarius nanhaiticus genomic window:
- a CDS encoding DUF1223 domain-containing protein — protein MRSLITKIAAAAILCWPGGAATAADGPVLVELYTSQGCSSCPKADAFFKELSKRDDVVALALHVDYWDYIFDDVFGKAAHTRRQYGYAAAGGRDMVYTPQMVIGGQDHAVGNRPKDVSALINKHLGAPQPVMLSLSRNGQSLSIKASAEAGFDAPLVVQMARFIPEQTVSIDHGENAGNTFSYTNIVTSLDEVGRWSPGAPLSMTVEIEGDAPVAIILQRQDHGKVEAAALLR, from the coding sequence ATGCGTAGTTTGATCACAAAAATCGCCGCCGCCGCGATTCTGTGTTGGCCAGGTGGTGCGGCCACTGCTGCAGACGGGCCCGTTCTGGTAGAACTCTACACGTCGCAAGGATGTTCGTCCTGCCCCAAGGCGGATGCGTTTTTCAAAGAACTGTCCAAGCGGGATGATGTGGTCGCGCTAGCGCTTCACGTAGATTATTGGGATTATATTTTCGACGATGTCTTCGGTAAGGCCGCGCATACGCGCCGCCAATACGGCTATGCCGCCGCCGGTGGGCGCGACATGGTTTACACCCCGCAGATGGTGATCGGTGGGCAGGATCACGCCGTGGGCAACCGGCCCAAGGACGTGAGCGCGCTGATCAACAAGCATCTTGGAGCGCCGCAGCCGGTCATGCTGTCATTGTCCCGCAATGGGCAAAGCCTTTCGATCAAGGCCAGTGCCGAGGCCGGTTTCGACGCCCCCCTCGTTGTGCAGATGGCGCGTTTCATTCCCGAGCAGACCGTCTCGATCGACCACGGCGAGAACGCGGGCAATACCTTTTCCTACACCAATATCGTGACCAGCCTGGATGAGGTGGGTCGCTGGAGTCCCGGCGCGCCCTTGTCGATGACGGTGGAGATCGAAGGCGACGCACCGGTCGCCATCATCCTGCAGCGGCAGGACCACGGCAAAGTAGAGGCGGCTGCGCTACTGCGGTAA
- the purB gene encoding adenylosuccinate lyase yields MIPRYSRPEMVAIWSPETKFRIWYEIEAHACDAMADLGVIPRENAEAVWKAKDVNFDVARIDEIEAVTKHDVIAFLTHLAEHVGSDEARFVHQGMTSSDVLDTCLNVQLVRASDILIEDMKALLAALKRRAHEHKDTVRVGRSHGIHAEPTTMGLTFARFYAEMDRNLARLRTAREEVATGAISGAVGTFANIDPRVEEHVCEKLGLQPEPISTQVIPRDRHAAFFATLGVIASSIENVAIEIRHMQRTEVLEGAEFFSMGQKGSSAMPHKKNPVLTENLTGLARMVRSAVVPAMENVALWHERDISHSSVERMIGPDATITLDFALARLASVVDKMIIYPDNMLANMNKFPGLVMSQRVLLALTQAGVSREDAYAMVQRNALKVWEERTDFKEELLADDEVVAALGKDGIEEKFDLGYHTKHVDTIFARVFKD; encoded by the coding sequence ATGATTCCCCGTTATTCCCGCCCCGAAATGGTTGCCATCTGGTCGCCCGAGACGAAATTCCGCATCTGGTACGAGATCGAGGCCCATGCCTGCGACGCGATGGCCGATCTGGGCGTCATCCCGCGCGAGAATGCCGAGGCCGTGTGGAAGGCGAAGGACGTGAACTTCGACGTGGCCCGCATCGACGAGATCGAGGCCGTGACCAAGCATGACGTGATCGCCTTTCTCACCCACCTGGCCGAGCATGTGGGCAGCGACGAGGCGCGCTTCGTGCATCAGGGCATGACCAGCTCGGACGTGCTGGACACCTGCCTCAACGTGCAGCTGGTCCGCGCGAGCGACATCCTGATCGAGGACATGAAGGCGCTTCTGGCCGCGCTCAAGCGGCGCGCGCATGAGCATAAGGATACCGTCCGCGTTGGCCGCAGCCACGGCATCCATGCCGAACCGACGACGATGGGCCTGACCTTCGCGCGCTTCTACGCCGAGATGGACCGCAACCTTGCGCGCCTACGCACCGCCCGCGAAGAGGTCGCCACTGGCGCCATATCCGGCGCCGTCGGCACTTTCGCCAATATCGATCCGCGCGTGGAAGAGCATGTCTGCGAAAAACTGGGCCTTCAGCCCGAGCCGATCAGCACGCAGGTCATTCCCCGCGACCGCCATGCCGCCTTCTTCGCCACCCTGGGCGTGATCGCCAGCAGCATCGAGAATGTCGCGATCGAGATCCGCCACATGCAGCGCACCGAGGTGCTGGAAGGCGCCGAATTCTTCTCGATGGGCCAGAAAGGCTCCTCAGCCATGCCGCACAAGAAGAACCCGGTGCTGACCGAAAACCTCACCGGCCTCGCGCGCATGGTCCGCTCGGCGGTGGTGCCGGCGATGGAGAACGTGGCCCTCTGGCACGAGCGGGACATCTCGCATTCCTCGGTCGAGCGGATGATCGGCCCCGATGCCACGATCACGCTGGATTTTGCGCTGGCGCGGCTCGCAAGTGTTGTCGACAAGATGATCATCTATCCCGACAACATGCTGGCCAACATGAACAAATTCCCCGGCCTCGTGATGAGCCAGCGCGTGCTTCTGGCGCTGACACAGGCGGGCGTCAGCCGCGAGGACGCCTATGCGATGGTGCAGCGTAACGCGCTGAAGGTTTGGGAAGAGCGCACCGACTTCAAAGAGGAATTGCTGGCCGATGACGAGGTCGTCGCGGCGCTTGGCAAGGACGGGATCGAGGAGAAGTTCGACCTTGGCTATCACACCAAGCATGTCGACACGATCTTTGCCCGCGTCTTCAAGGACTGA
- a CDS encoding DsbE family thiol:disulfide interchange protein has product MAKISPLMIAPPVLFACLAGLFFVGMQRDNPDDLRSVFLGQPAPPVPEKGLEGRPLLTDADLRTGEVTIVNFWASWCPPCRAEHPKLKELDASGLRVAGINFKDGEAQAQKYLTDDGDPFFATGFDPKGATAIDWGVTAPPETFIVAGDGTVLFRYAGPLIGSDYEQRFRPALEEALAAE; this is encoded by the coding sequence ATGGCTAAGATCTCCCCTTTGATGATTGCGCCGCCCGTCCTTTTTGCCTGTCTCGCGGGATTGTTCTTTGTCGGCATGCAGCGTGACAACCCCGATGACCTACGCTCGGTCTTTCTCGGGCAGCCCGCGCCGCCGGTTCCCGAGAAGGGACTGGAGGGGCGCCCGCTGCTGACCGATGCGGATCTGCGCACGGGCGAGGTGACGATCGTCAATTTCTGGGCCAGCTGGTGCCCGCCCTGCCGCGCCGAACATCCCAAGCTGAAAGAGCTCGATGCCTCTGGGCTGAGGGTTGCCGGCATCAATTTCAAGGATGGCGAGGCGCAGGCGCAGAAATATCTGACGGATGATGGCGATCCCTTTTTCGCCACCGGGTTCGACCCCAAGGGTGCGACTGCCATCGATTGGGGTGTAACGGCCCCGCCCGAGACGTTCATCGTCGCAGGCGATGGCACGGTCCTCTTCCGCTATGCCGGCCCCCTCATCGGGAGCGATTACGAGCAACGGTTTCGCCCGGCGCTGGAAGAGGCTTTGGCCGCGGAGTAG
- a CDS encoding lysophospholipid acyltransferase family protein: MSTDNDTPKDPLTQRAGEYAVNIALRSLIALAGLMPYRWRIPALGWMVSRIVGPLAGYTARVRENLALAMPDLPEDEVRRLMRRVPDNAGRNMMEMYSAREFSERARHSPVTGPGLPAIQAARAEGRPVIFVTGHLGSFNAARVAMVEQGFEMGVFYRPMKNRYFNVHYTKAMGSLSQPMFEQGRRGMVQMTKHLRGGGVLAILNDLNAHGGVPLDFFGQPALTSLVTAELALKFDAPLVPVWGIRRENGLDFDIHVEEPIAPGDPVEMTREFNARLERIVRAHMDQWFWIHRRWKDGTGDMADRGAVRMAEMQGGGDLPQ, encoded by the coding sequence ATGAGCACTGACAACGACACCCCAAAGGATCCGCTGACACAGCGTGCGGGCGAATATGCCGTGAACATAGCGCTACGCTCGCTGATCGCTCTGGCAGGCCTCATGCCCTATCGCTGGCGCATCCCCGCGCTTGGCTGGATGGTCTCGCGCATCGTCGGTCCACTCGCCGGTTACACGGCACGTGTGCGCGAAAACTTGGCCCTCGCCATGCCCGATCTGCCCGAGGACGAGGTGCGCCGCCTGATGCGGCGCGTGCCCGATAATGCAGGGCGCAACATGATGGAGATGTATTCCGCCCGTGAGTTTTCCGAGCGTGCGCGCCACTCGCCGGTCACCGGCCCCGGCCTGCCGGCCATTCAGGCGGCCCGCGCCGAGGGGCGCCCCGTGATCTTCGTCACCGGCCATCTGGGCAGTTTCAATGCCGCGCGCGTCGCCATGGTCGAGCAGGGTTTCGAGATGGGGGTCTTCTATCGCCCCATGAAGAACCGCTATTTCAACGTCCATTACACGAAGGCCATGGGATCCCTCAGCCAGCCGATGTTTGAGCAGGGTCGGCGCGGCATGGTGCAGATGACCAAGCATCTGCGCGGAGGGGGCGTTCTGGCCATCCTCAACGATCTCAACGCGCATGGCGGCGTACCTTTGGATTTCTTCGGCCAGCCCGCGCTGACCTCGCTGGTCACGGCTGAGTTGGCGCTGAAATTCGACGCGCCGCTGGTGCCGGTCTGGGGCATTCGCCGTGAAAACGGCCTCGATTTCGACATCCATGTCGAAGAGCCCATCGCACCGGGCGATCCCGTCGAGATGACGCGCGAGTTCAATGCCCGGCTCGAGCGGATCGTGCGCGCCCACATGGATCAATGGTTCTGGATTCACCGCCGTTGGAAGGATGGCACTGGCGATATGGCCGACCGTGGCGCCGTCCGGATGGCGGAAATGCAGGGCGGCGGCGACTTACCGCAGTAG
- a CDS encoding flagellar motor switch protein FliG: MSQSTPLARIAPAPQPHAGTAARLTRRQKAAIIVRFLLNEGADVRLSDLPDALQGTLTAQMGSMRYVDRSTLISVVNEFATELEAMGLTFPHGMAGALTALDGRISPQTAARLRKEAGVRQFGDPWEQVRAASVEDLVPIVLAESTEVAAVMLSKLDVARAADLLSRLPGDTARRVTFAVSQTDAVTPGAVDRIGLALAAQLNDIPETAFDEGAAGRIGAILNSTSSSLRDDVLTGLDAEDQAFAEQVRRAIFTFANIPARVTAADVPKVAREVDQAILVKALTAASAGDLAEVTEYILGNMSKRLGEAIREEMEELGRVKVKEGEEAMTEVVNGIRRLAAAGDITLIQPDPEDE, encoded by the coding sequence ATGAGCCAATCGACCCCGCTTGCCCGCATTGCACCGGCCCCGCAGCCCCATGCGGGAACCGCCGCGCGCCTGACACGGCGGCAAAAGGCGGCGATCATCGTGCGATTTCTACTCAATGAGGGGGCGGATGTGCGCCTGTCGGACCTGCCCGATGCGCTGCAAGGCACGCTGACCGCGCAAATGGGCTCGATGCGCTATGTCGATCGCTCGACACTCATCTCGGTCGTGAATGAATTCGCCACCGAGCTTGAAGCGATGGGATTGACCTTTCCGCACGGCATGGCGGGCGCCCTGACCGCGCTCGATGGTCGGATCAGTCCTCAGACAGCCGCGCGCCTGCGCAAGGAGGCAGGCGTGCGCCAGTTCGGTGATCCGTGGGAGCAGGTGCGTGCCGCCAGCGTCGAGGACCTGGTGCCCATCGTTCTGGCCGAAAGCACCGAGGTCGCCGCCGTCATGCTGTCCAAGCTGGACGTCGCGCGTGCCGCCGATCTGCTCAGCCGCCTGCCCGGCGACACGGCCCGGCGCGTCACCTTTGCAGTGTCGCAGACCGATGCAGTGACACCCGGCGCGGTCGACCGCATCGGCCTTGCCTTGGCCGCGCAGCTGAACGACATCCCCGAAACCGCATTTGACGAGGGGGCCGCGGGCCGCATCGGCGCGATCCTCAATTCAACCTCCTCGAGCTTGCGGGACGACGTGCTGACCGGCCTCGACGCCGAGGATCAGGCCTTCGCCGAGCAAGTGCGGCGCGCGATCTTTACCTTTGCCAACATCCCCGCGCGGGTCACCGCCGCGGATGTGCCCAAAGTTGCGCGCGAAGTGGATCAGGCGATTCTGGTCAAGGCCCTCACCGCTGCCTCGGCCGGCGACCTGGCCGAAGTCACGGAATATATCCTTGGCAACATGTCGAAACGCCTTGGAGAGGCGATCCGAGAAGAAATGGAAGAGTTGGGCCGCGTAAAGGTAAAGGAGGGCGAGGAAGCGATGACGGAGGTCGTCAACGGCATCCGCCGCCTTGCCGCAGCGGGAGACATCACGCTGATCCAGCCAGACCCGGAAGACGAATAG
- a CDS encoding short-chain fatty acid transporter translates to MLTAISRPMVRLVDRYLPDPFVFVVVLTLIAGLAAILGQGTGPLEVVSMWGDGFWSLLSFSMQMLLVLVTGYMMASTPLVRRGLSALASLAGSAGGAILLVSIVSLMASWINWGFGLVVGALFAKELARTIKVDYRLLVASAYSGFIVWHGGLAGSVPLSIATEGHPFADITGIIPTSDTIFATFNIAIVVALFIAVPLINRAMMPSDADSVYVDPKLLDEGDETVEAASTPAEWLERSPALSMLIGAAGAAWLIQYFATGGGLSLNVINFLFLTLAILLHGTPRNLLNALTEGVKGGAGIVIQFPFYAGIMAIMVQSGLAASISEGLVGFASDVTLPFWAFISAGIVNFFVPSGGGQWAVQAPVILPAAEALGTDLARVSMAVAWGDAWTNMVQPFWALPILGIAGLRAKDIMGFCMIHLFLSGIIIALGLTFL, encoded by the coding sequence ATGTTGACCGCGATTTCCCGGCCTATGGTGCGTCTCGTCGACCGCTATCTGCCTGATCCATTCGTCTTTGTCGTCGTCCTGACGCTGATTGCCGGACTGGCCGCGATACTTGGCCAGGGCACCGGCCCGCTCGAAGTTGTTTCCATGTGGGGCGACGGGTTCTGGTCGCTTCTGTCCTTCTCGATGCAGATGCTGCTAGTGCTGGTCACCGGCTACATGATGGCCTCCACACCCCTTGTGCGGCGCGGACTTTCGGCGCTTGCCTCGCTTGCAGGCAGTGCGGGCGGCGCGATCCTTCTGGTCAGCATCGTGTCGCTGATGGCCTCCTGGATCAACTGGGGTTTCGGCCTGGTCGTGGGCGCCCTTTTCGCCAAGGAACTGGCCCGCACGATCAAGGTGGATTACCGCCTGCTGGTCGCGTCGGCCTATTCCGGCTTCATCGTCTGGCACGGCGGCCTCGCGGGCTCGGTTCCGCTCTCGATCGCGACCGAGGGCCATCCCTTTGCCGATATCACCGGCATCATCCCCACCTCGGACACCATCTTTGCCACGTTCAACATCGCCATCGTTGTCGCGCTTTTCATCGCGGTGCCGCTGATCAACCGGGCCATGATGCCCAGCGACGCGGACAGCGTCTATGTGGACCCCAAGCTGCTGGATGAAGGAGACGAGACGGTCGAAGCGGCTTCCACCCCGGCCGAGTGGCTGGAGCGGAGCCCCGCCCTGTCGATGCTGATCGGTGCGGCGGGCGCGGCCTGGCTGATCCAGTATTTCGCCACCGGGGGTGGCCTTTCGCTGAACGTGATCAACTTCCTCTTCCTCACGCTGGCCATCCTCTTGCACGGCACGCCGCGCAATCTGCTGAACGCGCTGACCGAAGGCGTCAAGGGCGGCGCCGGCATCGTGATCCAGTTCCCGTTCTACGCGGGCATCATGGCGATCATGGTGCAATCGGGCCTCGCGGCCAGCATCTCGGAAGGTCTGGTCGGCTTTGCCAGCGACGTGACGTTGCCGTTCTGGGCCTTCATCTCGGCGGGCATCGTCAACTTCTTCGTGCCGTCGGGCGGAGGTCAGTGGGCGGTGCAGGCGCCGGTCATCCTGCCCGCCGCCGAGGCGCTGGGAACGGACCTGGCCCGCGTGTCGATGGCCGTGGCCTGGGGTGATGCCTGGACCAACATGGTGCAGCCCTTCTGGGCGCTGCCGATCCTCGGGATCGCCGGGCTGCGCGCCAAGGACATCATGGGCTTTTGCATGATCCACCTGTTCCTGTCGGGGATCATCATCGCCCTTGGCCTGACGTTCTTGTAA
- the acnA gene encoding aconitate hydratase AcnA codes for MPINVGHDSAKTRKSLTSGDQTVAYYSIKAAEEAGLGDFSKLPAALKVVLENMLRFEDGKTVTQDDIKAFSEWADKGGKNPREIAYRPARVLMQDFTGVPAVVDLAAMRDGIVALGGKAQQINPLNPVDLVIDHSVMIDEFGNPRAFQMNVDREYERNMERYQFLKWGQGAFNNFRVVPPGTGICHQVNLEYLAQTVWTDTDQNGDEVAYPDTLVGTDSHTTMVNGAAVLGWGVGGIEAEAAMLGQPISMLIPEVVGFELTGKMMEGTTGTDLVLKVVEMLRERGVVNKFVEFYGKGLDNLPLADRATIANMAPEYGATCGFFPIDDETLRYLTQTGRDKDRIALVEAYAKENGMWRDADYAPIYTDTLHLDMGEIVPAISGPKRPQDYIALDRAATEFHKYIEGQRSAKDGSQNAEGRWEAEGGQPEPQEIPGDEGNHKRGYVTGDEAYQMHDGSIVIASITSCTNTSNPYVMIGAGLVARKAAARGLNRKPWVKTSLAPGSQVVSHYLEAAGLQEDLDKIGFNLVGYGCTTCIGNSGPLDPKISKCINDNDLIGVSVLSGNRNFEGRISPDVRANYLASPPLVVAYALVGDMNVDITTASLGKDHDGNDVYLKDIWPTQAEIAELVEATVTREAFQSKYADVFKGDEKWQAVETSEGETYDWPPQSTYVQNPPYFQGMSKDPGSISNIKDARVLALLGDMVTTDHISPAGSFKESTPAGQYLRERQVPVREFNSYGSRRGNHEVMMRGTFANIRIRNEMLDNVEGGYTLGPDGEQMSIFDAAMAHEKNGTPLVIFAGEQYGAGSSRDWAAKGTALLGVKAVIAEDFERIHRSNLVGMGVIPFEFTNGDTRKSLGLTGTESVSIDGLDDIKPQAEVPCKITMEDGTVKEITLKCRIDTAIEIEYVENGGVLNYVLRDLAKSA; via the coding sequence ATGCCAATCAATGTGGGACACGACTCCGCCAAGACACGCAAAAGCCTGACCTCGGGCGACCAGACGGTCGCCTATTACTCGATCAAGGCCGCCGAAGAGGCCGGCCTTGGCGATTTCAGCAAGCTGCCCGCGGCCCTCAAGGTTGTGCTGGAGAACATGCTGCGTTTCGAGGATGGCAAGACCGTGACGCAGGACGATATCAAGGCGTTCTCGGAATGGGCTGACAAGGGCGGCAAAAACCCCCGCGAGATTGCGTATCGCCCGGCCCGCGTGCTTATGCAGGATTTCACCGGCGTTCCCGCTGTCGTGGACCTTGCCGCGATGCGCGACGGCATCGTCGCGCTCGGCGGCAAGGCGCAGCAGATCAATCCGCTGAACCCTGTCGATCTGGTCATCGACCATTCGGTCATGATCGATGAATTCGGCAATCCGCGCGCCTTCCAGATGAACGTGGACCGCGAATACGAGCGGAACATGGAGCGTTACCAGTTCCTGAAATGGGGTCAGGGCGCCTTCAACAACTTCCGCGTCGTGCCCCCCGGCACCGGCATCTGCCATCAGGTGAACCTTGAATATCTGGCCCAGACCGTCTGGACCGATACGGACCAGAATGGCGACGAAGTGGCCTATCCCGATACATTGGTCGGCACTGACAGCCACACGACCATGGTCAACGGCGCGGCCGTCCTTGGCTGGGGCGTCGGCGGAATCGAGGCCGAGGCCGCGATGCTGGGCCAGCCGATTTCGATGCTGATCCCCGAAGTCGTCGGGTTTGAGCTGACCGGCAAGATGATGGAGGGCACGACCGGCACGGACCTCGTGCTGAAGGTCGTCGAGATGCTGCGCGAGCGCGGCGTGGTCAACAAATTCGTCGAATTCTACGGCAAGGGTCTCGACAATCTGCCACTGGCCGACCGCGCGACCATCGCCAACATGGCGCCTGAATACGGCGCGACGTGCGGCTTCTTCCCCATCGACGACGAAACTCTGCGCTACCTCACCCAGACGGGCCGCGACAAGGATCGCATCGCTTTGGTCGAGGCTTATGCCAAGGAAAACGGCATGTGGCGCGATGCGGATTACGCGCCGATCTACACCGATACACTGCATCTGGATATGGGCGAGATCGTACCCGCGATCTCGGGCCCCAAGCGTCCGCAGGATTACATCGCGCTGGATCGGGCGGCGACCGAGTTCCACAAGTACATCGAAGGTCAGCGCAGCGCCAAGGATGGCAGCCAGAATGCGGAAGGCCGCTGGGAAGCGGAAGGCGGCCAGCCCGAGCCGCAGGAGATTCCAGGCGATGAAGGCAACCACAAGCGCGGGTATGTGACCGGCGACGAAGCCTACCAGATGCATGACGGCTCGATCGTGATCGCGTCGATTACTTCCTGCACCAACACGTCGAACCCCTACGTGATGATCGGCGCGGGCCTTGTTGCGCGCAAGGCTGCCGCGCGCGGCCTAAACCGCAAGCCTTGGGTGAAAACCTCGCTCGCACCCGGCAGCCAAGTTGTCTCGCATTACCTCGAGGCGGCAGGTCTGCAGGAAGATCTGGACAAGATCGGCTTCAACCTTGTCGGCTACGGCTGCACCACATGCATCGGCAACTCGGGGCCGCTGGATCCGAAGATCAGCAAATGCATCAACGACAATGATCTGATCGGTGTGTCGGTCCTCTCGGGCAACCGTAACTTCGAAGGCCGGATTTCGCCGGATGTGCGCGCGAACTACCTCGCCTCGCCGCCTCTCGTGGTGGCATATGCGCTGGTCGGCGACATGAATGTGGACATCACCACGGCCTCGCTGGGCAAGGACCACGATGGCAACGACGTCTACCTCAAGGACATCTGGCCCACACAGGCCGAGATCGCCGAACTGGTAGAAGCAACCGTGACGCGCGAGGCGTTCCAGTCGAAATACGCTGATGTCTTCAAGGGCGACGAGAAGTGGCAGGCGGTCGAAACCTCCGAGGGCGAGACCTATGATTGGCCGCCACAATCGACCTATGTGCAGAATCCGCCCTATTTCCAAGGCATGTCCAAGGATCCGGGCAGCATCTCGAACATCAAGGATGCGCGCGTTCTGGCCCTTTTGGGCGATATGGTCACAACGGACCACATCAGCCCCGCCGGCAGCTTCAAGGAATCGACACCTGCGGGTCAGTATCTGCGCGAGCGTCAGGTGCCGGTGCGCGAATTCAACTCCTATGGCTCGCGCCGCGGCAACCATGAGGTGATGATGCGCGGCACCTTTGCCAATATCCGCATCCGCAACGAGATGCTGGACAATGTCGAGGGTGGCTACACCCTTGGCCCGGATGGCGAACAGATGTCCATCTTCGACGCCGCCATGGCGCATGAAAAGAACGGCACGCCTCTCGTGATCTTCGCGGGCGAGCAGTATGGCGCCGGCTCCAGCCGTGACTGGGCCGCCAAGGGCACGGCTCTTCTGGGCGTCAAGGCCGTGATCGCCGAGGATTTCGAGCGTATTCACCGCTCGAACCTGGTCGGCATGGGCGTCATTCCCTTCGAATTTACGAATGGCGACACGCGCAAGTCGCTGGGCCTGACCGGCACGGAAAGCGTCTCGATCGATGGTCTCGACGATATCAAGCCGCAGGCCGAAGTGCCCTGCAAGATCACGATGGAGGATGGCACCGTCAAAGAGATCACCCTGAAATGCCGGATCGATACCGCCATCGAAATCGAATATGTCGAGAATGGCGGCGTTCTGAATTACGTGCTGCGGGATCTGGCCAAGTCGGCCTGA
- the ccmD gene encoding heme exporter protein CcmD encodes MPELGKYAFAVLTSYGATLALLGVLGALSALRARRVRQQLDTLERRLRGNG; translated from the coding sequence ATGCCCGAACTTGGCAAATATGCCTTTGCCGTGCTGACCTCTTACGGCGCGACACTGGCCTTACTGGGCGTGCTTGGTGCGCTGAGTGCCCTGCGCGCCCGCCGGGTGCGCCAGCAGCTCGATACTCTGGAGCGGAGGTTGCGCGGCAATGGCTAA
- a CDS encoding bifunctional alpha/beta hydrolase/OsmC family protein has product MPTERLTFTGHDGAELAARLDLPEGPHLATALFAHCFTCSKDIPAARRIAARLAGAGIAVLRFDFTGLGHSEGEFENTTFSSNVQDLELAAKALEARGLAPSLLIGHSLGGAAVLRVAGRIPSAKAVVTIGAPFDPGHVTHNFAGALDRIAADGSAEVNLGGRPIRIGREFVEDVSAAALAPDIAKMKKALLILHAPKDDVVGIDNASEIFRAARHPKSFVTLCDADHLVTRLEDAEYAAEVIAAWSTKYLQLRPPAPPPGAPEGIVRVSEADPDGFLQDINSGPRHHAIADEPLAYGGTDRGMSPYGFLSAGLGACTSMTIRMYARRKEWPLSHVRVDVSHDKVHAQDASGVSPAKVDRFIRTVFLEGELSEEQRARLLEIADKCPVHRTLEATSEIVTRTG; this is encoded by the coding sequence ATGCCGACCGAACGCCTGACATTCACCGGCCATGACGGCGCCGAACTGGCCGCGCGGCTGGACTTGCCCGAAGGTCCGCATCTGGCCACTGCGCTTTTTGCGCATTGCTTCACCTGCTCCAAGGATATTCCCGCGGCGCGCCGCATCGCCGCGCGTCTGGCGGGGGCTGGCATCGCGGTGCTGCGGTTTGATTTCACCGGGCTCGGTCATTCGGAGGGCGAGTTCGAGAACACGACGTTTTCGTCCAATGTCCAAGACCTGGAACTGGCCGCAAAGGCATTGGAGGCGCGCGGCTTGGCGCCCAGCCTGCTGATCGGGCACTCGCTGGGCGGGGCGGCCGTGCTGCGCGTCGCCGGACGTATCCCTTCGGCCAAAGCGGTCGTGACAATCGGCGCGCCGTTCGATCCCGGCCATGTGACGCATAATTTCGCCGGTGCGTTGGACCGCATTGCTGCCGATGGCAGCGCCGAGGTGAATCTGGGCGGACGGCCCATCCGCATCGGGCGCGAGTTTGTCGAGGATGTCAGCGCCGCTGCCCTCGCCCCCGATATCGCCAAGATGAAGAAGGCGCTTTTGATCCTGCACGCGCCGAAGGACGACGTGGTGGGCATCGACAACGCGTCCGAGATCTTTCGCGCGGCACGGCACCCAAAGAGTTTTGTCACGCTGTGCGACGCCGATCACCTCGTCACCCGGCTTGAGGATGCGGAATACGCCGCCGAAGTCATCGCGGCCTGGAGCACCAAGTATCTGCAACTGCGCCCGCCTGCCCCGCCCCCCGGCGCGCCTGAAGGTATCGTGCGCGTCAGCGAGGCGGACCCTGACGGCTTCTTGCAGGACATCAACTCCGGCCCACGGCACCACGCCATCGCGGACGAGCCATTGGCCTATGGCGGTACGGATCGGGGCATGTCCCCCTATGGCTTTCTCTCTGCGGGGCTGGGCGCCTGCACCTCTATGACGATCCGCATGTATGCGCGGCGCAAGGAATGGCCGCTGTCGCATGTGCGGGTCGATGTCAGTCATGATAAAGTCCACGCACAGGACGCCAGCGGTGTATCGCCCGCTAAAGTCGACCGTTTTATCCGCACCGTGTTTCTGGAGGGCGAACTCAGCGAAGAGCAGCGCGCGCGCCTCCTGGAGATCGCGGATAAATGTCCCGTGCACCGCACGCTCGAGGCGACGTCCGAGATCGTGACGCGGACGGGCTGA